ATGGTACAAATCTGCCCAATAGTCCAACCGGCTTTTAAACTTTACATATTACTAGAATATTTTTTTATTAAAATTATGTTACTAATTTAATACGAATAAAAAACATAAACCCCTAATATAGCTTTAGATTAAGGATTTATGTTTTTTGATAATGTATTTAATTTTGTTTTATAAATAAATTTTTTATTTTTTCTCTAATTGTTATTCTTTCTACAGATTCATCTATAATTAGATCAGTGGTTCCAAGAATTTTTCCATCTAAATATGTAACCATTGTCCCGATTTTACTGCCCTTTTCTAATGGTGCCTCTAAAGTATCCGGAGCATTGATTACTGTCAGTAGCCTTTCTAATTCCCCTTCACTTAGAGGTACGATTAGCCCTCTGTTCGGTTTTATAAACACTGTATTCTTCTTTCCATTCAATACTTTCATGCTTGTAATGACTTGTTCCTCCGTAAAAATATGATGCGGTCGGTACCGCTTAAAACCTTCATCCAATAGTTTTTTATTTGTATCGAACCAATTATAATCATCTAATGTAATACTTATAAACTGCATGCCTTCTCTACTAGCAGATGATACTAAGCACCTTCCAGATCTTGTGGTGTATCCAGTTTTTACACCGTCTCCACCCTCACATATTTCTAGCCCTATGTTTTTATTGGCAAAATGCTTATATTCATTTCTATCTGCTGTCCAGAACTTAGTTTTTACAACTTCTTTAAATACACTATTCTTCAATGCTTCCCGAGTAATTAAAGCTAAATCAT
Above is a genomic segment from Alkaliphilus oremlandii OhILAs containing:
- a CDS encoding D-alanyl-D-alanine carboxypeptidase family protein — protein: MMLMANPSYGQEKMKNIQTGGKSAIVMDVETGRILYEKNMHLKLPMASTTKIMTALLAIENIPLEKRVKINQNAQGIEGSSIYLRANEEVKAIDLVYGLMLRSGNDAAAAIAYEVSGSIEAFADLMNERANKIGAKNTNFTNPHGLHHENHYTTAYDLALITREALKNSVFKEVVKTKFWTADRNEYKHFANKNIGLEICEGGDGVKTGYTTRSGRCLVSSASREGMQFISITLDDYNWFDTNKKLLDEGFKRYRPHHIFTEEQVITSMKVLNGKKNTVFIKPNRGLIVPLSEGELERLLTVINAPDTLEAPLEKGSKIGTMVTYLDGKILGTTDLIIDESVERITIREKIKNLFIKQN